The following proteins are co-located in the Rhodococcus opacus B4 genome:
- a CDS encoding MCE family protein: MRGLTAPLVKLIVFAVVTILATGLLAATIANLGGGGGTKFNAIFSDVTSLNEGDEVRIAGVRVGQVEKIAIHDDREAEVEFTVSERDWLPASTTATIRFRNLVGQRYIALEQGEGQQGMKMSGGDTIPMERTKPAVNLTTLFDGFRPLFQTLSAEDVNKLSYQIIQVFQGESGTITELVKNTASLTNTVADKDRVIGAVINNLNDVLATVNQRDDQLDSLIVNTQQLVTGLANERGTVGSAVTSLAGLTDATADLLEPTRPSIQESITSLNTLATTLNRNSDTVNSVLQTLPVKLEKLGRAASYGSWFQFYLCGVDIVAGPGTAPQLNLPTGLPTVNQPIYTNSAKRCTQDGLQELQTR, from the coding sequence GTGAGGGGCCTGACCGCACCATTGGTCAAGCTGATCGTGTTCGCCGTGGTCACCATCCTGGCGACCGGTCTGCTGGCCGCCACCATCGCCAACCTCGGCGGTGGCGGTGGGACCAAGTTCAACGCGATCTTCTCGGACGTCACCTCGCTCAACGAGGGCGACGAGGTCCGCATCGCCGGTGTGCGCGTGGGTCAGGTCGAGAAGATCGCGATCCACGACGACCGTGAGGCAGAGGTCGAGTTCACCGTGTCGGAACGGGACTGGCTGCCCGCCAGCACCACCGCGACCATCCGCTTCCGGAACCTCGTGGGGCAGCGCTACATCGCGCTCGAACAGGGGGAGGGCCAGCAGGGCATGAAGATGAGCGGCGGCGACACCATCCCGATGGAGCGGACCAAGCCTGCCGTCAACCTCACCACGCTGTTCGACGGCTTCCGGCCGCTGTTCCAGACCCTCAGCGCCGAAGACGTGAACAAGTTGTCCTACCAGATCATCCAGGTATTCCAGGGTGAATCGGGAACCATCACGGAACTCGTCAAGAACACGGCAAGCCTCACCAACACCGTCGCCGACAAGGATCGCGTGATCGGTGCGGTGATCAACAATCTCAACGACGTGCTCGCCACGGTGAATCAGCGTGACGATCAACTCGATTCGCTGATCGTCAACACCCAGCAACTCGTCACGGGCCTGGCGAACGAGCGGGGAACCGTCGGATCGGCGGTGACGTCCCTCGCCGGACTCACCGACGCGACGGCCGATCTGCTCGAACCCACCCGACCGTCCATCCAGGAATCCATCACCTCGCTGAACACGCTGGCGACGACGTTGAACCGTAACTCCGACACGGTCAACAGCGTTCTCCAGACGCTTCCGGTCAAGCTCGAGAAGCTCGGCCGGGCAGCCAGTTACGGATCCTGGTTCCAGTTCTACCTCTGTGGAGTCGACATCGTCGCAGGACCAGGTACCGCGCCCCAACTGAACCTGCCCACGGGCTTGCCCACCGTCAACCAGCCGATCTATACGAACTCGGCGAAGCGGTGCACGCAGGACGGCCTACAGGAGTTGCAGACACGATGA
- a CDS encoding MCE family protein — MSNTTSVVGRRVLGLVFFLVLALFLAFTIGMFNKTFTKVVKIDLLTDTAGNALPPNADVKVRGLIVGEVRSASSQEGEVTLALAIQPDKAPLIPSNATARLLPKTLFGERYVSLIVPEGDTAPPIQAGDTLRQDKSGNAVEVGEVLDGLLPLLQAIPPQDLANTLGALSQGLSGRGAELGLTLDRLEEIFGGLNTELPAIQEDLRGLADFSQTYSEAAPDLVNALDNLRTTGNTVVEKQGEIATLLASLTGTASSTADLLQTNAESIVSIAADSREALQILGRYSPSFECTFAGFAKSAPVARELLAPDDPYPGVRASVQFVNPKGRYVPNQDEPRLLDNRGPACYDNVTAPGGKFPQYPGGSSYNDGAYQVPSRNPGPSTIDFFPAPAGVPDQVPGYGAEVTPASYAGSKMEQDTLDVVYGEAGGMAPEDVPSWTTLVGAPTMRGTEVSFK, encoded by the coding sequence ATGAGCAACACGACATCTGTTGTGGGACGACGGGTGCTGGGGCTGGTGTTCTTCCTCGTCCTCGCGCTGTTCCTGGCCTTCACCATCGGCATGTTCAACAAGACGTTCACCAAGGTCGTCAAGATCGACCTGCTCACCGATACCGCAGGAAATGCCCTGCCGCCCAACGCGGACGTGAAGGTTCGTGGCCTCATCGTCGGCGAGGTGCGCTCGGCGTCCTCCCAGGAGGGCGAGGTCACGCTCGCTCTCGCGATCCAGCCGGACAAGGCGCCGCTGATTCCGTCCAACGCGACCGCGCGGCTTCTGCCCAAGACGCTGTTCGGTGAACGCTATGTGTCGCTGATCGTTCCCGAGGGCGACACGGCCCCGCCGATCCAGGCCGGTGACACGCTGCGTCAGGACAAGAGCGGCAACGCCGTCGAGGTCGGCGAGGTGCTGGACGGCCTGCTGCCGCTCCTGCAGGCGATTCCGCCGCAGGATCTGGCGAACACGCTCGGCGCACTGTCCCAGGGGCTGAGCGGACGCGGCGCCGAACTCGGCCTGACGCTGGACCGGCTCGAGGAGATCTTCGGCGGGCTGAACACCGAGCTTCCCGCCATTCAGGAGGATCTGCGCGGCCTGGCGGACTTCTCGCAGACGTATTCGGAGGCGGCGCCCGATCTGGTCAACGCCCTCGACAATCTGCGGACCACCGGAAACACCGTGGTGGAGAAGCAGGGGGAGATCGCCACGCTGCTCGCCTCGCTGACCGGAACCGCGTCGAGCACCGCGGATCTCCTGCAGACCAATGCCGAATCGATCGTCAGCATCGCCGCCGATTCGCGTGAGGCGCTGCAGATTCTCGGCCGCTACTCACCGAGCTTCGAGTGCACGTTCGCGGGCTTCGCGAAGTCCGCTCCCGTGGCCCGTGAACTGCTGGCACCGGACGATCCGTACCCGGGTGTGCGTGCCAGCGTGCAGTTCGTCAACCCGAAGGGCCGCTACGTGCCCAACCAGGACGAGCCGCGCCTGCTCGACAACCGCGGACCGGCTTGCTACGACAACGTCACCGCACCGGGCGGGAAGTTCCCGCAGTACCCGGGCGGGTCGTCGTACAACGACGGCGCCTACCAGGTGCCGTCGCGGAATCCCGGACCGTCGACCATCGACTTCTTCCCGGCGCCCGCCGGCGTCCCCGATCAGGTCCCGGGATACGGGGCCGAGGTCACGCCCGCCAGCTACGCGGGTTCGAAGATGGAACAGGACACCCTCGACGTCGTCTACGGCGAGGCCGGGGGCATGGCGCCGGAGGACGTGCCGAGCTGGACGACACTCGTCGGTGCGCCGACCATGAGGGGGACTGAGGTGAGCTTCAAGTGA
- a CDS encoding MlaE family ABC transporter permease codes for MTIAKGRGDRTMMAARRVGRAPLNVLDRAGEQMSFYARAIAWSPHTLVHYRKEVLRLLAEVTFGSGALAVIGGTIGVIAMMSGFTGVVVGLQGFAALEQLGSSVLTGFLSAYVNTREIAPIVAALALSATVGCGFTAQLGAMRISEEIDALEVMAVPSVPFLVTTRMIAGFVAVIPLYIVGLLAAYLASRVISTVFNGQSTGSYDHYFNLFLPPQDVLYSFAKVLIFAFVLILIHCYYGYHASGGPAGVGVAVGRAVRTAIVTIAVLDFFLSLAIWGTTTTVRVAG; via the coding sequence ATGACAATCGCCAAGGGACGCGGTGACCGGACCATGATGGCGGCACGCCGAGTCGGTCGTGCACCGCTCAACGTGCTCGACCGGGCCGGCGAGCAGATGTCGTTCTACGCCAGGGCCATCGCCTGGTCGCCCCACACTCTCGTGCACTACCGCAAGGAGGTGCTGCGGCTGCTCGCCGAGGTCACCTTCGGCAGCGGCGCGCTCGCCGTCATCGGCGGCACCATCGGCGTCATCGCGATGATGTCCGGCTTCACCGGCGTCGTCGTCGGACTGCAGGGTTTCGCCGCACTCGAACAGCTGGGCAGCTCGGTCCTCACCGGCTTCCTGTCCGCCTACGTCAACACCCGTGAAATCGCGCCGATCGTTGCGGCACTCGCGCTCTCGGCCACCGTCGGCTGTGGTTTCACCGCGCAGCTCGGCGCCATGCGGATCTCGGAGGAGATCGACGCGCTCGAGGTAATGGCCGTGCCGAGTGTGCCGTTCCTCGTCACCACCCGCATGATCGCGGGATTCGTCGCCGTCATCCCGCTGTACATCGTCGGTCTGCTCGCGGCCTATCTCGCCTCCCGCGTCATCAGTACCGTGTTCAACGGCCAGTCGACCGGGTCGTACGACCACTACTTCAACCTGTTCCTGCCACCGCAGGACGTCCTCTACTCGTTCGCGAAAGTGCTGATCTTCGCGTTCGTGCTGATCCTGATCCATTGCTACTACGGCTATCACGCGTCGGGTGGTCCCGCCGGTGTGGGTGTGGCCGTGGGCCGCGCGGTCCGCACCGCGATCGTCACCATCGCCGTTCTCGATTTCTTCCTGAGCCTCGCCATCTGGGGCACGACGACCACAGTGAGGGTGGCCGGATGA
- a CDS encoding MlaE family ABC transporter permease, translating to MGVTRSSVLRPVNGALTQAGNIVELFVDVARNTFKRPFQFREFIEQAWFIASVTILPTAMVAIPFGAVVSLQTGSLIKQLGAESFTGAASVLAVIQQGSPLVTALLVAGAAGSAVTADLGARTIREEIDAMEVLGINPIQRLVVPRVLAMVLVAILLNGLVSVVGIAGGYFFNVILQGGNPGAYLASFSAFAQLPDIWVGELKAAVFGVIAGVIAAYKGLHPKGGPKGVGDAVNQSVVITFLLLFFANLILTMVYLQIVPAKGS from the coding sequence ATGGGGGTTACCCGCAGCTCGGTCTTGCGGCCGGTCAACGGTGCGCTGACGCAGGCCGGAAACATCGTCGAGCTCTTCGTCGACGTCGCACGAAACACGTTCAAACGGCCGTTCCAGTTCCGCGAGTTCATCGAACAGGCGTGGTTCATCGCCAGTGTCACGATCCTGCCCACGGCCATGGTCGCGATTCCGTTCGGCGCAGTGGTGTCACTGCAGACCGGATCGCTCATCAAACAGCTCGGTGCGGAGTCGTTCACGGGAGCGGCCAGCGTGCTCGCCGTCATCCAGCAGGGTTCCCCGCTGGTGACGGCACTACTGGTGGCCGGAGCTGCGGGCTCGGCTGTGACCGCGGACCTCGGTGCGCGGACGATCCGCGAAGAGATCGACGCCATGGAAGTGCTCGGCATCAACCCGATTCAGCGACTCGTCGTGCCCCGGGTGCTCGCCATGGTGCTCGTCGCGATCCTGCTCAACGGTCTGGTGTCCGTGGTCGGCATCGCGGGTGGCTACTTCTTCAACGTCATTCTCCAAGGGGGTAATCCCGGTGCGTACCTGGCATCGTTCTCGGCCTTCGCGCAGCTTCCCGACATCTGGGTCGGCGAGCTCAAGGCGGCTGTTTTCGGTGTCATCGCCGGTGTCATCGCCGCGTACAAGGGGCTTCATCCGAAGGGCGGACCCAAGGGCGTCGGTGACGCGGTGAACCAATCGGTGGTGATCACGTTCCTGCTGTTGTTCTTCGCGAACCTGATCCTGACCATGGTGTACCTCCAGATCGTTCCGGCGAAGGGATCGTGA
- a CDS encoding ABC transporter ATP-binding protein, with amino-acid sequence MVGVEVSVEGLTKSFGSQRIWQDVTLTLPAGEVSALLGPSGTGKSVFLKSLIGLLRPEQGSIVIDGTNILECSSKELYEIRKLFGVLFQDGALFGSMNLFDNVAFPLREHTKKSESEIRKIVMEKMELVGLLGAEDKLPGEISGGMRKRAGLARALVLDPQIILVDEPDSGLDPVRTTYISQTLIDINAEIDATILIVSHNINLARTVPDNIGMLFRRHLVMFGPREVLLTSEEPVVKQFLNGTMIGPIGMSEEKDEAQMAQEQAMVDAGHHAGGVDDVEGIVPQMKATPGMPFRQAVARRQERVRHIMHTLPENAQIAIQESLDENSGGNGGGGYDYAYSQEDTQVIPAYRGEGYENTTHGQG; translated from the coding sequence AGGTATCCGTCGAGGGACTGACCAAGTCCTTCGGCTCGCAGAGGATCTGGCAGGACGTCACGCTGACTCTTCCGGCCGGTGAGGTCAGTGCGTTGCTCGGGCCGTCGGGCACGGGTAAGTCGGTGTTCTTGAAGTCGCTGATCGGTCTGCTCCGTCCGGAGCAGGGGTCGATCGTGATCGACGGCACCAACATTCTGGAGTGCTCGTCGAAGGAGTTGTACGAGATCCGGAAGTTGTTCGGGGTGCTGTTCCAGGACGGTGCGTTGTTCGGGTCGATGAACCTGTTCGACAACGTCGCGTTCCCGTTGCGGGAGCACACGAAGAAGTCCGAATCCGAGATCCGCAAGATCGTGATGGAGAAGATGGAGCTGGTCGGTCTGCTGGGGGCCGAGGACAAGCTGCCGGGGGAGATTTCCGGTGGTATGCGCAAGCGTGCCGGGTTGGCGCGGGCGCTGGTTTTGGATCCGCAGATCATCTTGGTGGACGAGCCGGATTCGGGTTTGGATCCGGTGCGTACCACCTACATTTCGCAGACGTTGATCGATATCAATGCGGAGATCGATGCGACGATTCTGATCGTGTCGCACAACATCAATCTGGCGCGGACGGTGCCGGACAACATCGGGATGTTGTTCCGTCGTCATCTGGTGATGTTCGGTCCGCGGGAGGTGTTGTTGACCTCGGAGGAGCCGGTGGTCAAGCAGTTCCTGAACGGCACCATGATCGGCCCGATCGGGATGTCGGAGGAGAAGGACGAGGCGCAGATGGCGCAGGAGCAGGCGATGGTCGATGCCGGGCATCATGCCGGTGGTGTCGATGATGTGGAGGGGATCGTTCCGCAGATGAAGGCGACGCCGGGGATGCCGTTCCGGCAGGCGGTGGCGCGTCGTCAAGAGCGGGTGCGGCACATCATGCACACGTTGCCGGAGAACGCCCAGATCGCGATCCAGGAAAGCCTCGACGAGAATTCCGGCGGCAACGGCGGCGGAGGCTACGACTACGCATACAGCCAGGAAGACACACAGGTCATCCCCGCGTACCGGGGCGAAGGATACGAAAACACCACTCACGGGCAAGGGTAG